A single window of Nomascus leucogenys isolate Asia chromosome 18, Asia_NLE_v1, whole genome shotgun sequence DNA harbors:
- the LOC100589388 gene encoding uncharacterized protein LOC100589388 isoform X3, with product MQCQLFRTETSKAVSELNYDYICIKAGTGRPLGTPTIGLVLLVRRAIIYETELQSQPITQLLITSLTGSGKLKGLHWNNTDEIFYTLIYLSGIPLPLKAREKSQLPCRRGKGQVIWGKRSYTWSKVYSRLGNPSCAGATGPEPSQKPKGRHGSKRLRMRGGNTSE from the coding sequence ATGCAATGTCAGCTATTTAGGACAGAAACGTCCAAGGCCGTGTCAGAACTCAATTACGACTACATATGcattaaggcaggaactggcagGCCTCTGGGTACGCCAACTATAGGACTCGTGCTTCTCGTACGCCGGGCTATAATCTATGAAACTGAGCTCCAGAGCCAGCCAATCACTCAGCTCCTCATAACAAGTCTAACTGGCTCTGGAAAGCTGAAAGGGCTGCACTGGAACAACACAGATGAGATATTCTACACATTAATCTACTTATCTGGAATCCCTTTGCCTCTAAAGGCCAGAGAAAAATCACAGCTTCCTTGTCGGAGGGGAAAAGGACAGGTGATCTGGGGAAAACGCAGCTACACCTGGAGCAAGGTCTATTCCCGGCTTGGCAATCCCAGCTGTGCCGGTGCTACAGGACCCGAGCCGTCCCAGAAACCAAAGGGCAGGCACGGCAGCAAACGCCTGAG
- the LOC100589388 gene encoding uncharacterized protein LOC100589388 isoform X2, translated as MQCQLFRTETSKAVSELNYDYICIKAGTGRPLGTPTIGLVLLVRRAIIYETELQSQPITQLLITSLTGSGKLKGLHWNNTDEIFYTLIYLSGIPLPLKAREKSQLPCRRGKGQVIWGKRSYTWSKVYSRLGNPSCAGATGPEPSQKPKGRHGSKRLSAAAFGDYVRMETSKEARLLELLPPLLRDNIDYPG; from the exons ATGCAATGTCAGCTATTTAGGACAGAAACGTCCAAGGCCGTGTCAGAACTCAATTACGACTACATATGcattaaggcaggaactggcagGCCTCTGGGTACGCCAACTATAGGACTCGTGCTTCTCGTACGCCGGGCTATAATCTATGAAACTGAGCTCCAGAGCCAGCCAATCACTCAGCTCCTCATAACAAGTCTAACTGGCTCTGGAAAGCTGAAAGGGCTGCACTGGAACAACACAGATGAGATATTCTACACATTAATCTACTTATCTGGAATCCCTTTGCCTCTAAAGGCCAGAGAAAAATCACAGCTTCCTTGTCGGAGGGGAAAAGGACAGGTGATCTGGGGAAAACGCAGCTACACCTGGAGCAAGGTCTATTCCCGGCTTGGCAATCCCAGCTGTGCCGGTGCTACAGGACCCGAGCCGTCCCAGAAACCAAAGGGCAGGCACGGCAGCAAACGCCTGAG TGCTGCTGCCTTCGGTGACTATGTGAGAATGGAAACTTCTAAGGAAGCCAGGTTGTTAGAATTGTTACCCCCTTTACTCAGAGATAACATAGATTATCCAGGCTGA